The Anaeromyxobacter sp. Fw109-5 genomic interval GGCCTGCACGCGGCGATGCCGCGGGTCGCCGCAGCGTTCGACAACCCCGAGCTCCTGGACCACCGGCTCCTCCTCGCCCTCTACGCGGGGCTCACGGTGGCGGCCTCTCCGCTCGAGCTCTCGATGACGAGCCGCGGTCAGACCCGCCGCTCCGCGATCACCTACCTGGTCTGGGACAGCGCGCGGGCCGCCGCCTTCGTCGTCCCCGCCGCGACGGGACGCGGCCTGGGCGCCATGATGGCGACCCTCACCGCCTTCGCGGCGCTTCGCCTGGTGGCCACCTGGGTCACGATGCTGGGCGGGACCCGCGGTCCCGTGTTCGACCGCCGCCTCTTCGCGGGGCAGCTGGCGTACGCGCTGCCGTTCGGGCTCGCGATGCTGGTCGCCATCCCCCAGCAGTACGCGCACCAGTACGTGGTGGCGAGCTCGGTCGCCCCCGCGCTCTTCGCCATCTACGCGGCCGGCTGCTTCGACCCGCCGTTCGTCGACCTCCTCTACACCCCCACCGGCGAGGTGCTCATGGTCCGCCTCGGCGCCCTCGAGAAGCAGGGGCGAGCCGGGCAGAGCGTGGCGGCGTTCCGCGAGGCCGCGGGGCACCTCGCTCGCTACCTCCTGCCGTGGATCGTGCTGCTGTGGGCGCTCGCGCCCGAGTTCATCCTCGCCATCTTCGGCGAGCGGTTCGCCGCCTCGGCGACCATCTTCCGCGTCTGGCTGCTCGCCATTCCCCTGGGCATCTTCCCCATCGACGCCGCCCTGCGCGCCCGCAACGAGACCCGCCACCTGCTCCGGGCTTACGTCGTGAAGGCGGTCGCGACCGTGCCCCTCGTCTGGGTCGGAGTGACCCGCTACGGCATCGTGGGGGGCGCCGCCTCGTACGTCGCCGCCGAGCTCGTCGGCAAGATCGTGCTCGCGGCGCGGCTGCCCCGCGCGCTGGCGGACGAGGGGGTCTGCCCCTCGCTCCAGGCGCTCGTCCCGTGGGCCGAGATCTCGCGCGCGGCGATCGGGGGGGTCCTCGCGTCGATCGCCGCGGTCGCGATCCTGCGCGCCGCCCCGGCGCTGGAGGGGCCCGGCTCGGCGGCGACCGCGCTCTACCGATTCCTTCCTCTCGGCGTCGCAGGCGCCGCCGCCGCGGCGGTCTACCTCGCCGTGCTCTGGATGACCGGGGTGCGTCCGGCGGCCGTGCTCGCCGTGTTTCGCTCGCGCCGTCCCGCCGGCGCGCCGTGAGGGAGCGCGGCGAGGCCGCTCGACCGCGGCCGGGGGCTCAGCGGGCGCCGGCCTCGCGAGAGGGCGCCCCGTACACGAGCCGCGGGACGTCGAGCCCGGTGAGGTCCTCGTAGAGCGCGTCGTAGCTCGCGCGCATCTGCTCGAGCGAGAACTCGCGCTCGACGATCGCCCTGCCCCGCGCGCCCAGTCGGGCGCGCAGGGGGGCGTCGTCGAGCAGCTCCAGGATGCGCCGCGCGAGGGCCGCGGGCGCGCCGGGAGGGACGAGGAAGCCGTCCTCGCCCTCGCGCACGATCTCCGGCGAGCCGCCCACGGCGGTGGCGACGACCGGCAGGCGCGCGGCCATCGCCTCCAGGATGGCGTTCGAGATCCCCTCCGCGTGGCTCGCCGACACCGCGAGCCTCGCGCGCGCCAGGATGGCCGGGACGTCGCGGCGGTGGCCCAGGAAGTGGCAGTGCTCGGCGATCCCGAGCTGGCGGGCGCA includes:
- a CDS encoding lipopolysaccharide biosynthesis protein, yielding MSQASPLIAARLFTAVLTLSIPLVLARVLPLSEYGTYKQLFLIALTLSSILPFGVGQSLYYFIPRAAHPRVYFGQTLLFLLVAGAVAAVGLHAAMPRVAAAFDNPELLDHRLLLALYAGLTVAASPLELSMTSRGQTRRSAITYLVWDSARAAAFVVPAATGRGLGAMMATLTAFAALRLVATWVTMLGGTRGPVFDRRLFAGQLAYALPFGLAMLVAIPQQYAHQYVVASSVAPALFAIYAAGCFDPPFVDLLYTPTGEVLMVRLGALEKQGRAGQSVAAFREAAGHLARYLLPWIVLLWALAPEFILAIFGERFAASATIFRVWLLAIPLGIFPIDAALRARNETRHLLRAYVVKAVATVPLVWVGVTRYGIVGGAASYVAAELVGKIVLAARLPRALADEGVCPSLQALVPWAEISRAAIGGVLASIAAVAILRAAPALEGPGSAATALYRFLPLGVAGAAAAAVYLAVLWMTGVRPAAVLAVFRSRRPAGAP